One segment of Mycobacterium spongiae DNA contains the following:
- the pks2 gene encoding sulfolipid-1 biosynthesis phthioceranic/hydroxyphthioceranic acid synthase, with protein METGVTPIAVIGMGCRLPGGIDSPDSLWDAVLGAEDLVTEIPADRWDLDEFYDPEPGVPGRSVSRWGGFLDDVAGFDTEFFGIGKREATVIDPQHRLLLETSWEAIEHAGLDPARLSGSSTAVFTGLAHEDYLVLSKGSGRLADPYVVTGLVNSVASGRIAHILGLRGPAVTCDTACSSGLMAVHLACRSLHVGESDLALAGGCALLLEPDGSVALSGQGMLSPTGRCHSFDVAADGFVRSEGAAMVLLKRLPDALADGNRILAVLRGTATNQDGRTETLMMPSEDAQVDVYRAALAAAGVEPETVGAVEAHGTGTPIGDPIEYRSLARVYGVAGNRCALGSAKSNMGHNESAAGAVALIKAILSLRHGVVPPLLHFTRLPDELAEIETGLFVPQEVTPWPENADQPAKRIAVSSFGLSGTNVHAIVEEPPAQAPPHANEQASETPAGPLLFALSSTSSDGLRQTARRLGSWVQQHLDTLVPSDLAYTLARRRAHRPVRTALVAADLAELTSGLRELAEGDALYEPAVGRGDRAPVWVFSGQGSQWAGMGADLIAAEPVFAATIAELEPLIAEESGFSVTEALTSAQTATEIDRVQPTLFAMQVALAATMERTYGVRPGAVVGHSLGEAAAAVVAGALSLEDGARVICRRSRLMSRVSGSGAMASVELPALRVNSELMTRGIDDVVVSVVASPESTVIGGTTSTVRDLVASWEERDVMAREVAVDVASHSPQVDPILDELAAALAEITPMPPTLPYYSATLFDPREQPVCDAGYWVDNLRHTVQFAGAVQAALEDGYRVFAELAPHPLLTYSVEQTARSLDMSVAALAGMRREQALPHGLRGLLGDLHSAGAAIDFSAICPEGRMVDAPLPAWSHLRLFIDGDGREQGAHSARTIDVHPLLGSHVRLNEEPRRDVWQADIGTAALPWLDDHQIHNVAALPGAAYCEMALGAAASVFGDACEVRDVVFQQMLLLNEQTPVSAVASVRAPGVVDFVVETDQDGETAKHATAVLHASQDDSPPPSYDVAELLAAHPALVNGSELRESLIERGIKLGPAFGGLASVRTAESGGSTVLAEVGLPGSIRFQGAAYGVHPALLDACFQSVAAHPGVETAGGGGLLLPLGVGLVRAYGSTRSARYCYTRMTSAPKAGATGGVADLDVLDEQGTVLLTVRGLRLGTGLSEEANRNRVLSERLLTIEWQQRALPDVDRGDAGSWLLIDTSDSADLLVSTLSDALKSHGDQGTECTTLRWSDGVDPATNIELLGNHLRARPVGGVVVICQPPAGSQGEHSSVRGREQVRQLVRIARELAELEGEVPRLYLVTRQAEVVRPDDEVNLEQAGLRGLLRVIGSEHPFLRATQIDVDEQSDVEQVARQLLAGTEEDETAWRDGEWHRARLCPTPLGPEERRTTTVSQETEGMRLQIRTPGDLQTMEFVAFERVPPGPGQIEVAVSASSINFADVLVTFGRYPSFEGRLPALGTDFTGVVTAVGPGVTDHRVGDRVGGMSPDGCWATFVTCDARLAAALPPGLTDGQAAAVTTAHATAWYGLNDLARIKAGDRVLIHSATGGVGQAAIAIARAAGAEIFATAGSEARRELLHNMGIEHVYDSRSVEFAEQIRRDTDGYGVDIVLNSVTGAAQLAGLKLLALGGRFVEIGKRDIYGDTKLGLFPFRRNLTFYAVDLGLMSVSHPDQAKELLNTVYRLTAEGTLPIPESTHYPLAEAATAIRVMSAAEHTGKLVLDIPRTGRSSVVMPPAQVPVFRADGAYIVTGGLGGLGLFLASKMAAAGCGRIVLTARSQPNPKARQAIDRLRATGADIVVECGNIAEADTADRLVSAATATGLPVRGVLHAAAVVEDATLSNITDELIDRDWAPKVFGAWHLHRATDGQPVDWFCLFSSGAALLGSPGQGAYAAPNSWLDAFAHWRRAAGLPATAIAWGAWAEVGRATFLAEGGEVMISPDEGAYAFETLLRHDRTYTGYVPIIGAPWLSALVQRGPFAEMFKSTGLGAAGPSKFRSELIALPPEEWPGRLRRLLVEQASLILRRTVDADRPFVEYGLDSLGMLELRTRVETEIGIRLTPNMVATHNTVRALAQYLADTLLAEEAQPAEC; from the coding sequence ATGGAAACAGGCGTCACTCCCATTGCGGTCATCGGAATGGGATGCCGGCTCCCTGGGGGCATCGACTCGCCCGACTCGCTGTGGGACGCAGTGCTGGGCGCAGAGGACCTGGTCACCGAGATACCGGCAGACCGCTGGGACCTTGACGAATTCTATGACCCGGAGCCCGGGGTGCCCGGACGGTCGGTGTCGCGCTGGGGCGGGTTCCTCGACGACGTCGCGGGCTTCGACACCGAGTTCTTCGGGATCGGCAAGCGCGAAGCGACCGTAATCGATCCGCAGCACCGATTGCTGCTGGAAACTTCGTGGGAGGCGATCGAGCACGCCGGGCTGGATCCAGCGCGGTTGTCGGGGTCGTCGACAGCTGTGTTCACCGGACTGGCGCACGAGGACTACCTGGTCCTCAGCAAGGGTTCGGGCCGGTTGGCCGATCCCTACGTGGTTACCGGCCTTGTCAACAGCGTGGCGTCCGGGCGGATCGCCCACATACTCGGTCTGCGGGGTCCCGCAGTGACGTGTGACACCGCGTGTTCGTCGGGTCTGATGGCGGTGCACTTGGCCTGCCGTAGCCTCCACGTGGGTGAAAGCGACCTTGCTCTAGCGGGTGGCTGTGCGTTGCTTCTCGAGCCGGACGGGAGCGTGGCGCTGTCCGGACAGGGCATGCTGTCGCCAACCGGTCGCTGCCATTCGTTCGATGTCGCGGCGGACGGGTTCGTGCGGTCCGAGGGCGCTGCGATGGTGCTACTCAAGCGACTGCCCGATGCGCTGGCCGACGGTAACCGGATCCTGGCGGTGTTGCGCGGGACGGCAACCAACCAGGACGGTCGCACCGAGACGCTCATGATGCCGTCGGAAGATGCCCAGGTCGATGTGTACCGTGCGGCGTTGGCCGCGGCCGGCGTGGAGCCCGAAACGGTCGGTGCGGTGGAAGCTCACGGCACCGGTACGCCGATCGGTGACCCGATCGAGTATCGGAGCCTCGCGCGGGTTTATGGCGTCGCCGGCAACCGTTGCGCGCTCGGATCGGCCAAGAGCAACATGGGACACAACGAGTCAGCGGCCGGGGCGGTGGCGCTGATCAAGGCCATACTTTCCCTGCGGCACGGGGTCGTGCCGCCGCTGCTGCACTTCACCCGGCTGCCCGACGAACTCGCCGAGATCGAGACGGGACTTTTTGTGCCACAGGAGGTTACGCCGTGGCCTGAGAATGCCGACCAACCAGCGAAGCGGATCGCGGTGTCCTCGTTTGGGTTGTCGGGAACGAACGTCCACGCCATCGTGGAAGAACCTCCGGCGCAAGCACCGCCGCACGCTAACGAGCAAGCGTCCGAGACTCCGGCAGGCCCGTTGTTGTTCGCATTGTCATCCACGTCTTCCGACGGACTTCGGCAGACTGCGCGCCGGCTCGGCTCGTGGGTGCAGCAGCACCTGGACACGCTGGTGCCATCGGACCTGGCGTACACGCTGGCGCGGCGACGTGCGCACCGGCCGGTGCGCACCGCGCTGGTGGCCGCCGACCTGGCGGAGCTGACTAGCGGGTTGCGGGAACTAGCCGAGGGTGACGCCTTGTACGAGCCCGCCGTGGGACGCGGCGATCGAGCACCGGTGTGGGTGTTTTCCGGCCAGGGTTCGCAGTGGGCCGGGATGGGCGCTGACTTGATCGCGGCCGAACCGGTGTTCGCCGCCACCATTGCTGAGCTGGAGCCGCTGATCGCCGAAGAGTCGGGGTTTTCGGTGACCGAGGCGCTGACGTCAGCGCAGACCGCAACCGAGATTGATCGGGTGCAACCGACCCTGTTTGCGATGCAGGTCGCGCTGGCGGCCACCATGGAGCGCACGTACGGGGTGCGTCCGGGCGCGGTCGTCGGACACTCGCTGGGCGAAGCGGCCGCCGCCGTTGTCGCGGGCGCGCTGTCGCTGGAAGACGGCGCGCGCGTCATCTGCCGCCGCTCCCGGCTCATGTCCCGAGTCTCGGGTAGCGGCGCGATGGCATCGGTGGAGCTGCCCGCCCTACGGGTCAACTCCGAACTGATGACCCGCGGCATCGACGACGTCGTCGTCTCGGTCGTGGCCTCGCCGGAGTCCACGGTCATCGGCGGCACCACGTCGACGGTCCGCGATCTCGTCGCGTCGTGGGAGGAGCGTGACGTGATGGCACGGGAGGTGGCCGTCGACGTGGCGTCCCACTCACCCCAAGTCGACCCAATACTCGACGAGTTGGCGGCGGCGCTGGCGGAGATCACCCCCATGCCGCCCACGTTGCCGTACTACTCGGCGACCCTCTTCGACCCACGTGAGCAGCCGGTGTGTGATGCCGGTTACTGGGTGGACAACCTGCGGCACACGGTGCAATTCGCCGGGGCGGTTCAGGCCGCGTTGGAGGACGGATACCGCGTCTTCGCCGAGCTGGCCCCACACCCGCTGCTGACCTACTCGGTCGAGCAGACCGCCCGGAGTTTGGACATGTCCGTGGCGGCTTTGGCCGGGATGCGGCGGGAACAGGCGCTGCCGCACGGGCTGCGCGGCTTGCTGGGCGATCTGCACAGCGCGGGCGCCGCGATCGACTTTTCGGCGATCTGTCCCGAGGGGCGGATGGTGGATGCGCCGCTGCCGGCGTGGTCGCATCTGCGGTTATTCATCGACGGTGACGGTCGAGAACAGGGTGCCCACTCAGCGCGCACGATTGACGTGCATCCTCTACTGGGATCGCACGTGCGCCTGAACGAAGAGCCGCGGCGCGACGTGTGGCAGGCCGATATCGGCACTGCGGCACTGCCCTGGCTGGACGACCACCAGATCCATAACGTGGCCGCGCTTCCGGGTGCTGCCTATTGTGAGATGGCGTTGGGCGCGGCCGCGTCGGTCTTCGGTGACGCGTGCGAGGTCCGCGACGTCGTCTTTCAGCAGATGCTGCTGCTCAACGAGCAGACTCCGGTCAGCGCTGTCGCTTCGGTGCGGGCGCCGGGTGTCGTGGACTTCGTGGTGGAGACCGACCAGGACGGTGAAACGGCAAAGCACGCCACGGCGGTGCTGCATGCCAGCCAGGATGATTCGCCGCCTCCGTCCTACGATGTGGCCGAATTGCTGGCGGCGCATCCGGCGCTTGTCAATGGGTCCGAACTACGCGAGTCGTTGATCGAGCGTGGCATCAAGCTGGGTCCGGCCTTCGGTGGCCTGGCTAGCGTGCGCACGGCCGAGTCGGGCGGAAGCACCGTGCTGGCCGAGGTCGGGCTGCCCGGTTCGATCCGCTTTCAGGGCGCTGCCTACGGTGTACACCCCGCGCTGTTGGACGCCTGTTTTCAGTCGGTAGCCGCGCACCCAGGCGTGGAGACCGCCGGGGGTGGCGGATTGCTGCTGCCGTTGGGTGTGGGTCTCGTGCGTGCCTACGGCTCGACTCGCAGCGCCCGCTACTGCTACACGCGGATGACCAGCGCCCCCAAGGCCGGGGCGACGGGGGGCGTCGCCGACCTCGATGTCCTCGATGAGCAGGGGACGGTCCTGCTGACCGTGCGCGGGTTGCGGCTGGGAACCGGGCTCTCCGAGGAGGCGAACCGGAATCGGGTGCTCAGCGAACGGCTGCTGACCATCGAATGGCAGCAACGAGCGCTGCCGGATGTCGACCGCGGTGACGCGGGGTCGTGGCTGTTGATCGACACGTCCGACTCGGCGGATCTGCTGGTCAGCACGCTGAGTGATGCGTTGAAATCCCACGGCGACCAAGGCACCGAATGTACGACCCTGCGCTGGTCCGACGGGGTTGACCCCGCGACCAACATCGAACTGCTCGGCAACCACCTGCGCGCCCGCCCGGTGGGGGGCGTGGTAGTCATCTGCCAGCCACCCGCCGGTAGCCAGGGCGAGCACAGTTCGGTGCGCGGTCGGGAGCAGGTGCGTCAGCTCGTTCGGATCGCCCGCGAGTTGGCTGAATTGGAAGGCGAGGTTCCTCGCCTGTACCTCGTGACCAGGCAGGCCGAGGTTGTTCGGCCCGACGACGAGGTGAATCTGGAGCAAGCTGGGCTGCGTGGCCTGCTGCGGGTGATCGGCAGCGAACATCCGTTCTTGCGGGCTACCCAAATCGACGTGGACGAGCAGTCGGATGTGGAGCAGGTGGCCAGGCAACTGCTGGCCGGAACGGAGGAAGACGAGACGGCTTGGCGCGACGGCGAATGGCATCGGGCGCGGTTGTGTCCCACGCCGCTCGGCCCCGAAGAACGGCGAACCACCACCGTCAGCCAAGAAACTGAGGGGATGCGTCTGCAGATTCGCACACCCGGTGACTTGCAAACGATGGAATTCGTTGCGTTCGAAAGGGTTCCGCCGGGGCCGGGACAGATCGAGGTCGCCGTCAGCGCATCGAGTATCAACTTCGCCGACGTCCTCGTGACATTTGGCCGATACCCCAGCTTCGAGGGGCGGCTGCCTGCGTTGGGCACCGATTTCACCGGCGTGGTGACCGCGGTCGGGCCCGGCGTGACCGATCACCGGGTCGGTGATCGTGTCGGCGGAATGTCCCCCGACGGATGCTGGGCCACGTTTGTCACCTGTGACGCCCGCCTGGCCGCAGCTCTGCCGCCAGGCCTCACCGACGGCCAGGCCGCCGCGGTGACGACAGCGCACGCCACCGCCTGGTACGGCCTTAACGATCTGGCCCGCATCAAGGCTGGCGACCGGGTGCTGATCCACTCCGCGACCGGGGGAGTGGGGCAGGCGGCGATCGCGATCGCCCGCGCCGCGGGAGCCGAGATCTTTGCCACCGCGGGCAGCGAAGCGCGTCGAGAACTATTGCACAACATGGGTATTGAGCATGTCTATGACTCGCGGAGCGTGGAGTTCGCCGAGCAGATACGCCGTGACACCGACGGGTACGGCGTCGACATCGTGCTCAACTCCGTGACCGGAGCCGCGCAACTCGCCGGGCTGAAACTGCTGGCGCTGGGTGGACGGTTCGTTGAGATCGGCAAGCGTGACATCTACGGCGACACCAAGCTGGGGCTCTTCCCGTTCCGTCGCAACCTGACGTTCTACGCCGTCGATCTGGGGTTGATGTCGGTCAGCCATCCCGATCAGGCCAAAGAACTCTTGAACACGGTGTACCGGCTCACCGCCGAGGGCACGCTGCCGATCCCGGAAAGCACGCATTACCCGCTTGCCGAGGCTGCGACCGCTATCCGGGTGATGAGCGCCGCCGAACACACGGGCAAACTCGTTCTTGACATCCCGCGGACCGGGCGTAGCAGCGTGGTGATGCCTCCGGCGCAAGTTCCTGTGTTTCGCGCCGACGGCGCCTACATCGTTACTGGCGGCTTGGGAGGTCTCGGACTGTTCCTGGCCTCAAAGATGGCCGCTGCGGGCTGTGGCCGGATCGTGCTGACCGCACGCTCGCAGCCCAACCCCAAAGCCCGCCAAGCCATCGATCGGCTACGCGCGACCGGGGCGGACATCGTGGTGGAATGCGGCAACATCGCCGAAGCCGACACCGCTGATCGCCTCGTGAGCGCAGCAACCGCCACCGGGCTGCCGGTGCGCGGAGTGCTGCACGCGGCGGCGGTGGTGGAGGATGCCACGCTGAGCAATATCACCGACGAGCTCATCGACCGCGATTGGGCGCCTAAGGTTTTCGGGGCCTGGCACCTGCACCGAGCCACCGACGGACAGCCAGTGGACTGGTTCTGCCTGTTCTCCTCGGGAGCAGCACTCTTGGGCTCGCCCGGTCAGGGTGCCTACGCGGCGCCCAACAGCTGGTTGGACGCTTTCGCCCACTGGCGGCGCGCTGCGGGCCTGCCGGCTACCGCGATCGCCTGGGGTGCCTGGGCAGAGGTCGGGCGCGCCACGTTCTTGGCTGAGGGCGGCGAGGTCATGATCAGCCCCGATGAGGGTGCCTACGCCTTCGAGACGCTGCTGCGCCATGACCGCACTTACACCGGCTATGTGCCGATCATCGGAGCCCCGTGGCTGAGCGCCCTCGTCCAACGCGGTCCGTTCGCCGAAATGTTCAAGTCCACGGGACTAGGCGCGGCAGGCCCGAGCAAATTCCGTAGCGAGCTGATCGCGCTGCCGCCCGAAGAGTGGCCCGGCCGGCTGCGGCGCCTGCTCGTGGAGCAAGCCAGTCTGATCCTTCGCCGCACCGTCGACGCCGACCGTCCATTCGTCGAGTACGGCCTCGACTCGCTGGGCATGCTGGAGCTGCGCACCCGTGTTGAAACCGAAATCGGGATACGGCTCACCCCGAATATGGTTGCCACCCACAACACAGTGCGCGCCTTGGCTCAGTACCTGGCCGACACGCTGCTGGCCGAAGAGGCGCAACCAGCCGAATGCTGA
- a CDS encoding phthiocerol/phthiodiolone dimycocerosyl transferase, whose product MFPGSVIRKLAHSEEFFAQYQTFTSFTVQVGAPVDVDALSDAFDALLEAHPVFTAHLEQGPDGNHSIVADDLLHPGIWVVDGSNGTPIEDPGVRLDQSVSLFNLRLMPCDGGTRLTAYVHHSLADGHHIAALLGELFLRYTAVVATGDPGPVIPEPAPKAVEVVLQERGIEQRGRSGLERFLPVMFAYDLPAAPQPPVTPSTASPQAVPANRCRLTEQETADLEQFSRDNGLSLNAVLAAAILLAEWQLRDTPHIPIPYLYSVDLRYLLSPPVGATEGTNPLGVATYLAEIEPYTDIVELATDIVETLRADLADGLIQQSVFHSGMEFRGTPPGLPPAVCCTNVSSLPSLPMPEGVELEDFYSEVYCSIDIPIDFYACSIAAGRLSIEHHGAKEASGESVEAVRSLLCSIPSEYGWVME is encoded by the coding sequence GTGTTTCCCGGATCCGTGATCCGAAAGCTGGCGCACAGCGAAGAGTTTTTTGCGCAATACCAGACCTTCACCTCGTTCACGGTGCAAGTAGGCGCTCCCGTCGATGTCGATGCGCTGTCCGACGCATTCGACGCGCTCCTCGAGGCGCACCCAGTATTCACCGCTCACCTGGAACAGGGACCCGATGGGAACCACTCCATCGTTGCCGACGACCTGCTCCACCCGGGAATATGGGTCGTCGACGGCAGCAACGGAACACCGATCGAAGACCCGGGGGTGCGGCTCGACCAGAGCGTGTCGCTGTTCAATCTGCGATTAATGCCGTGCGACGGCGGGACCCGGCTCACCGCGTATGTCCACCACAGCCTGGCCGACGGCCACCACATCGCCGCCCTGCTTGGGGAGCTGTTCCTGCGCTACACCGCGGTGGTGGCTACCGGTGACCCTGGTCCGGTAATACCCGAGCCGGCACCCAAGGCGGTGGAGGTCGTGCTGCAGGAGCGCGGGATCGAACAGCGGGGACGATCGGGCTTAGAACGTTTCCTTCCGGTGATGTTCGCTTACGATCTGCCGGCCGCACCACAGCCCCCGGTCACGCCGAGTACTGCTTCACCCCAAGCTGTTCCAGCCAACAGGTGCCGGCTTACCGAGCAGGAAACAGCCGATCTCGAGCAGTTCAGCCGTGACAACGGCCTGAGCCTCAACGCCGTGTTGGCGGCAGCCATCCTGCTGGCCGAGTGGCAGCTCCGCGATACCCCCCACATTCCGATTCCCTACCTGTACTCCGTAGATTTGCGGTATCTGCTCAGCCCGCCCGTGGGCGCGACTGAAGGCACCAACCCCTTGGGGGTGGCAACCTACCTCGCCGAGATCGAGCCCTATACCGACATTGTCGAGCTGGCAACCGATATCGTGGAAACACTGCGAGCCGACCTGGCCGACGGTCTGATTCAGCAATCGGTGTTTCACTCGGGCATGGAATTCCGCGGCACCCCTCCAGGTCTGCCACCAGCAGTCTGCTGCACCAACGTCAGCTCGCTGCCTTCCTTGCCGATGCCCGAAGGTGTTGAACTGGAAGACTTTTACAGCGAGGTCTACTGTTCTATTGACATTCCCATTGACTTCTACGCCTGCTCAATCGCCGCGGGGCGGCTTTCGATCGAGCATCACGGAGCAAAAGAAGCCTCGGGAGAGTCCGTCGAAGCCGTTCGGTCGCTGCTGTGCTCCATACCGTCGGAGTATGGCTGGGTCATGGAGTGA